TGTTCGCCTGCGCGGCCTATCCGGAGGAGGAGCCGCTGCGCGGCGAGGTCGTCGCGGAGGCGCGGCAGGCCGTCACACGGCTGGTGTCGCATCCGAGTCTGGTGCTGTGGAACGGAAACAACGAGAACATCTGGGGATATCACGACTGGAATTGGCGGGACCAGCTCGACGACCGCAGCTGGGGGCTCGGCTATTATCTCGACGTACTGCCGAAAATCGTCGCCGAGCTGGATCCGTCGCGGCCATACAACGCCGGATCGCCGTGGTCGCTGTCGGAGGACATCCATCCCAACGACCCCAACCACGGCTGCATGCACGTGTGGGACGTGTGGAACGTGCGCGACTATTCCGGCTATCGCGACTATGTCCCGAGATTCGCCGCCGAGTTTGGTTTCCAGGGGCCACCGGCCTGGTCGACGCTGACCCGCGCCGTCCACGACGAGCCGTTGGCCGTACGCGGTCCGGCCATGCTGGCACACCAAAAAGCCGTCGACGGCATGGAAAAGATCGACCGGTCGCTGGTGGAACATTTCCGGGTGCCTGAGGACTTCGGCGACTGGTTCTGGGCCGCGCAGCTCAACCAGGCACGAGCGGTCTCGTCCGGTGTCCAGTGGTTCCGGTCGTGGACGCCGCGCTGTGCCGGCACGATTTTGTGGCAGATCAACGACTGTTGGCCGGTCACGTCGTGGTCGGTGGTCGACGGCGACGGCCGGTTGAAGCCGGCCTGGTATGCGCTGCGCCGGTCGTACGCGGATCGCTTCGTCACCATCCAGCCGCGCGACGACGGCTTGGCCGTGATCGTCGTCAACGACACCGATGACGACTGGGACGACGCCGTCACCGTGCACCGGATTTCCTTTGACGGCAACGTCATCGCGTCGGTGGAGCTCGACCTGGCCTTGTCGGCGCGAGGAAGCCTGACGACGATGCTGCCGGAGTCGGTGGCGGTCGCCGGCGACCGTACGCGCGAGCTGCTGGTCGCCACCAGCGCGGCCGGTCGCGCCGTCTGGTTTTTCGCGCCGGACAAGGATCTCGCGCTGCCGGCCAGCGCGTACGACCTCGACTGTGTGGCGATTTCCGGTGGCTGTCAGGTGACGGTGACCGCGCACGTGCTGCTGCTCGACGTGGCGCTGCTCGCCGATCAGGTCGCCGCGGACGCTGTCGTTGACGACATGCTGGTGACGCTGTTGCCAGGTGAGTCGGTGACCTTCACCGTACGGACGGATGCGACCGTCGATCCGGACGATTTCGGCGCTGTGATCCGGACGGCCAATCAGCTCGTCCAGTAGGCCGTGGACTGTCCTATTGCCCACCTACCGTGCTGCTGGTAGGTGACGAGATAGGAGAGGTCATGTCCGTTGTTCGCACCGGTGCCGATCTGCCGGCCGGCGAGCGTACGCTCAATCCGTTCGCGATCGTCGATGGTGCCGCCGAGTTGATCACCTTCGTTGAGGAGGTGTTCGACGGCGTGCAGCGTGCGCAGGCGCGTACGCCGATGCCGTCCGGTTTGGCGCGGCTGCGCGATCCGTGGGGAAACCTCTGGTGGCTCTATGCGCCGGCGCGCGGTGGCGACGCGACTCCGCACTGGGAGGGCGGCTCCACGTACCTGTTCGACTCGCTGGACGTGGCGCTGCGCGAGGCCTAGCTCTCATCGGGAACATGCGTGCGCATAGAGCTGTTACGGTCTATGCGCACGCATAGATGAGGAGCGGGAGATGCAGTTCGGGATCTTCACGGTCGGGGACGTGACCACCGACCCCACCACCGGGAAGACGGTGTCCGAGCACGAGCGGATCAAGGCGATGGTCACGATCGCCCGCAAGGCCGAGGAGGTCGGCCTGGACGTGTTCGCGACCGGTGAGCACCACAACCCGCCGTTCGTGCCGTCGTCGCCGACCACCATGCTCGGCTACGTCGCGGCTCAGACGCGGCGGTTGATCCTGTCGACCTCGACCACGCTGATCACCACGAACGACCCGGTGAAGATCGCCGAGGACTTCGCGATGCTGCAGCACCTGGCCGACGGCCGGGTCGACCTGATGATGGGTCGAGGCAACACCGGGCCGGTGTATCCATGGTTTGGCAAGGATATCCGCCAGGGGATCGAGCTGGCGATCGAAAACTACGACCTGTTGCACCGGTTGTGGCGCGAGGACGTCGTCGACTGGGAAGGCAAGTTTCGTACGCCACTGCACGGTTTCACCTCGACGCCGCGACCGCTGGACGGTGTGCCGCCGTTTGTCTGGCACGGCTCGATCCGCAGTCCGGAGATCGCCGAACAGGCCGCGTACTATGGCGACGGCTTCTTCGCCAACCACATTTTCTGGCCAAAAGAGCACTTCATGCGGCTCGTACGGCTTTACCGGCAGCGTTTCGAGCATTATGGTCACGGCTCTGCCGACCAGGCGATCGTCGGTCTCGGCGGCCAGGCGTTCATCCGGAAGAACTCGCAGGACGCCGTACGCGAGTTCCGGCCGTATTTCGACAACGCTCCGGTCTATGGCCACGGTCCGTCGCTGGAGGAGTTCATGGCCGAGACTCCGCTGTCGGTCGGCAGTCCGCAGGAGATCATCGACAAGACGCTGACCTTCCAGGAGCATTTCGGCGACTATCAGCGACAGTTGTGGCTGATGGACCACGCCGGACTACCGTTGAAGACCGTGCTGGAACAGATCGACATCCTCGGTGAGGAGATCGTGCCGGTGTTGCGCAAGGAACTGGACTCGCGCCGGCCGGCTCACGTGCCGGACGGTCCGACGCACGACGCGCGGGTGGCGGGTGATTCCGGTGGAAACTAAGAAGATCGTCGTTATCACGGCCGGCCTGAGCCAGCCATCGTCGAGCCGCCTGCTCGCCGACCGGCTGGCCGAGGCCAGCGCACTCGCCCTGCGCGACTTCGGTGCCGACGCCGAGATCCAGGTGGTCGAGCTGCGCGACTTCGCCGTCGACATCGCGAAAAACCTGGTCTCGATGGTGCCGAGCGGAGCGCTGCGTACGGTGATAAACGCGGTGACTTCGGCGGACGGCCTGATCGTTGTATCGCCGGTTTTTACCGCGTCGTACAGCGGATTGTTCAAGTCGTTCTTTGACCTCCTGGACAACGACGCGCTGGTCGGCATGCCAGTCTTGATGGGTGCCACCGGCGGCACGGAACGGCATTCGCTGATGCTCGACTACCAGATGCGACCAATGTTCGCA
The nucleotide sequence above comes from Fodinicola acaciae. Encoded proteins:
- a CDS encoding glycoside hydrolase family 2 protein, translating into MRRTPLHDGWTVRAAESEVVPATVPGCVHTDLLAAGRIPDPYLDQNEAELAWIGQTDWRYEMTFDWQPDGDDRVDLVCDGLDTIATVQLNGVVVGQTYNMHRGYRFDVGENLRPGGNQLVVTFASPIGYAVQQREKLGARPGAYAYPYNFIRKMACNFGWDWGPALVTAGIWRPIALESWSTARLASVRPIVAVEGKVGKVAVQVEVERAGDGELPLTVRVGDIATEAVVPAGEDSVTVEVEVPEPRLWWPRGYGEQPLYPLRVELAGDTYEREIGFRTVRLDTGRDDIGTRFTFVVNDVPVFARGVNWIPDDCFPHRVDRDRYARRLDQTVEAGANLVRVWGGGIYESDDFYALCDERGLLVWQDFLFACAAYPEEEPLRGEVVAEARQAVTRLVSHPSLVLWNGNNENIWGYHDWNWRDQLDDRSWGLGYYLDVLPKIVAELDPSRPYNAGSPWSLSEDIHPNDPNHGCMHVWDVWNVRDYSGYRDYVPRFAAEFGFQGPPAWSTLTRAVHDEPLAVRGPAMLAHQKAVDGMEKIDRSLVEHFRVPEDFGDWFWAAQLNQARAVSSGVQWFRSWTPRCAGTILWQINDCWPVTSWSVVDGDGRLKPAWYALRRSYADRFVTIQPRDDGLAVIVVNDTDDDWDDAVTVHRISFDGNVIASVELDLALSARGSLTTMLPESVAVAGDRTRELLVATSAAGRAVWFFAPDKDLALPASAYDLDCVAISGGCQVTVTAHVLLLDVALLADQVAADAVVDDMLVTLLPGESVTFTVRTDATVDPDDFGAVIRTANQLVQ
- a CDS encoding LLM class flavin-dependent oxidoreductase, with amino-acid sequence MQFGIFTVGDVTTDPTTGKTVSEHERIKAMVTIARKAEEVGLDVFATGEHHNPPFVPSSPTTMLGYVAAQTRRLILSTSTTLITTNDPVKIAEDFAMLQHLADGRVDLMMGRGNTGPVYPWFGKDIRQGIELAIENYDLLHRLWREDVVDWEGKFRTPLHGFTSTPRPLDGVPPFVWHGSIRSPEIAEQAAYYGDGFFANHIFWPKEHFMRLVRLYRQRFEHYGHGSADQAIVGLGGQAFIRKNSQDAVREFRPYFDNAPVYGHGPSLEEFMAETPLSVGSPQEIIDKTLTFQEHFGDYQRQLWLMDHAGLPLKTVLEQIDILGEEIVPVLRKELDSRRPAHVPDGPTHDARVAGDSGGN
- a CDS encoding FMN reductase, with product METKKIVVITAGLSQPSSSRLLADRLAEASALALRDFGADAEIQVVELRDFAVDIAKNLVSMVPSGALRTVINAVTSADGLIVVSPVFTASYSGLFKSFFDLLDNDALVGMPVLMGATGGTERHSLMLDYQMRPMFAYLRSVVTPTAVYAASSDWGSTDGHLATRIDRAAGEFAQTLAGRTPKPPEPDFIPFDQLLDNR